CAGTACGAAAGACTGGCCGCGCGACTCGAGCCACAGCCGCAGGTGACGGTCGCCGCCGTAGACTTCATCACCCGTGACCCAGCCGCACGGCACACCTGCGTCCAGCGCCCGCTCAAGCATGCTGCGCGCGAGCTGCGGCTTCGTTGCAAACTCCACCGCCTTGGGAATGCCCGCTGCCTCGCAGCGCACACGGTCATCGGTCCACGCCTTGGGCACATACAGTTCGCGGTCGATAAACGCGCTGCCGCCGCGACCGGCATAGCAGAGGAACACGCCGATCTGGCTGTTCTCGATACGGCCTGCGGTGCCACTGTACTGGCGTTGCACACCGGCCGAGTGCTGCCCCTTCTTGACGAAGCCGGTCTCGTCCACAACCAGCACCGCGTCGCGCTCGCCCAGTTGTTCAACGACGTACTCCCGGAGCACATCGCGCGCGCCATCCGCATCCCATTGCGCCCGCTCGAGCAGGTGCTGCACGCCATCAGGCGTTGCTTCGCCGATCCATTCGGCGAGTTGCCAGCCGTTCTTGCGCTCGACTGTGCCCAGCAGGCCCTTCAGGTAAGCGAGAGACCGATGTCGGGGCTCGGGTCGCCTGAACAGTTCTCCGAGCCGCTGATGTAGCGCCTCCAGTTCACGCTCCCACGCTATCGCCGTCGA
Above is a genomic segment from Paraburkholderia aromaticivorans containing:
- a CDS encoding IS701 family transposase, encoding MHSTAIAWERELEALHQRLGELFRRPEPRHRSLAYLKGLLGTVERKNGWQLAEWIGEATPDGVQHLLERAQWDADGARDVLREYVVEQLGERDAVLVVDETGFVKKGQHSAGVQRQYSGTAGRIENSQIGVFLCYAGRGGSAFIDRELYVPKAWTDDRVRCEAAGIPKAVEFATKPQLARSMLERALDAGVPCGWVTGDEVYGGDRHLRLWLESRGQSFVLAVAKNEPLWWQGPDYVRSDRIAEALPARAWRRLSAGAGAKGERLYDWALTPLWRLQITTEERRFGHYLLVRRSLDEQREHAYYVVYAPRSKATRQTLVNVAGRRWEIETGFEATKGECGLDQYEVRQWQGWYRHITLALLAHAALVTLRVRAKKNT